One stretch of Glandiceps talaboti chromosome 7, keGlaTala1.1, whole genome shotgun sequence DNA includes these proteins:
- the LOC144437364 gene encoding G patch domain-containing protein 1-like codes for MDDDSDEELAPYGTPLKPIEEDAPRKKPINIEDQTVHDKQGRRRFHGAFTGGFSAGYYNTAGSKEGWTPSTFVSSRQSRTGQSQQRPEEFMDDEDLGEFGIAPKKITTTDEFLASDNRQKRAAPSSGVIPGTDPLAELILPPRIPMGVRLLRKMGWKEGQGIGPRVKRKTTKGTKIYGCAARPVCEDNSSDDDVYAIGHYFAPKDVENFLFKPKDDVHGIGYQGIDPRTAILQGGRDEQPFTLFDPAGKTSRKGISGRAFGVGAFEDDDDDIYAQDNMSNYDIALGGKDPTKNFGWTAPKQKKGSGQDDTRYLGTVLEGFQLSDKPKPANKVFSAPPLPPNFKPFHNFDVTQQPPSQSTISTGRFSLSAAQRGSILGEAQLPGPSSVFDMMSKEDKEKMKTAQNRLTSSKFSDTPTSQPTATSTVTTTPASNTPLFSGSVGDFKPFAKDPAKQKRYEEYLERRKSGRKESDSIPSGSMTEWEREHEKEEFARAASLYKPLSSMIAARFTSAKYSDDTEMVTVPEQEGGDKNDQMKAAQMKMFGKLTRDVFDWHPDRLLCKRFNVPDPYPGSTIVGLPTVKKDKFSVFNFLSSGWEGASQAHTTPPSSSKEQLALPSSATSTSVNLFSHIPTQLPPPQQTASGVDKLPSFISSTATSQSEQRTSDESAKTTISDASVKTGQIAIKNDSDSEERPPMDLFKAIFDDTGSEASSSSDSSEDEKQNTDVAEDIESAREIVKDHTATVEKDSTESFLGNKNDLGEDKPAVSEQLSFIFGSEVLMSETKARTSENTTLIKSLQTSESLARDSVNDNIPKNEQSKMFGPALPPGMQGDARWRNDESSERTDKKTKRRNKDHQKDSLHRKHTHKLKDKKKHKHKKEKKKKSKKHRHKHKSKSKHRYEDSDDDDDADNSSIGSDSDDVDRIDNTQLLQRLKSLPSRTRPRAADFM; via the exons ATGGACGACGATTCCGATGAAGAGTTAGCCCCATACGGAACTCCACTCAAGCCCATTGAAGAAG ATGCCCCCAGAAAGAAGCCAATCAACATTGAAGATCAAACAGTTCATGACAAGCAAGGTCGAAGAAGATTTCATGGAGCTTTCACTGGAGGCTTTTCAGCTGGATACTATAACACTGCTGGCAGCAAAGAAG GATGGACACCTTCTACATTTGTTTCCTCAAGACAATCCAGAACAGGTCAATCTCAGCAGAGACCTGAAGAGTTTATGGATGATGAG GATCTTGGAGAATTTGGAATTGCGCcaaagaaaataacaacaactgATGAATTTCTTGCAAGTGATAATCGTCAAAAGAGAGCAGCGCCCTCCAGTGGTGTCATACCAGGAACTGATCCATTAGCAGAGTTGATCCTACCACCTAG GATCCCTATGGGTGTACGTCTTTTGCGTAAGATGGGATGGAAGGAAGGACAAGGGATTGGACCTAGGGTGAAAAGGAAAACAACAAAAG GAACCAAGATATATGGTTGTGCTGCTAGACCTGTTTGTGAGGACAATTCATCAGATGATGATGTTTATGCCATAGGGCATTATTTTGCTCCTAAAGACGTGGAAAACTTCCTGTTTAAACCCAAGGATGATGTGCATGGTATTGGATATCAGGGAATTGATCCAAGAACTGCTATATTACAGGGAGGTAGAGATGAACAACCTTTCACCCTGTTTGACCCAGCTGGTAAAACCAGTAGAAAAGGCATCTCAGGAAGG GCATTTGGTGTTGGTGCttttgaagatgatgatgatgatatctaTGCACAAGATAATATGTCTAACTATGACATTGCATTGGGAGGGAAAGATCCAACTAAGAACTTTGGATGGACAGcaccaaaacaaaagaaag GGTCTGGTCAAGATGATACTAGATATCTTGGTACTGTGTTAGAAGGATTTCAACTCTCAGACAAACCAAAACCAGCAAATAAG GTCTTTTCAGCTCCTCCCTTGCCACCAAACTTCAAACCTTTTCACAATTTTGATGTGACCCAACAACCTCCCAGTCAGAGTACAATATCAACAGGTCGATTTTCACTCAGTGCCGCCCAGAGAGGTTCCATTCTTGGAGAAGCCCAGTTGCCAG GACCATCATCAGTGTTTGATATGATGTCCAAGGAAGACAAGGAGAAAATGAAGACAGCTCAAAATAGATTGACATCTAGTAAATTTAGTGACACACCAACATCCCAACCCACAGCAACAAGTACAGTCACCACCACCCCTGCATCAAATACACCTTTATTCTCTGGTAGTGTAGGTGACTTCAAACCATTTGCCAAAGACCCTGCAAAGCAGAAGAGATATGAAGAATATTTAGAAAGGAGAAAATCAGGTAGAAAAG AATCTGATAGTATACCATCTGGCAGTATGACGGAATGGGAGAGGGAACATGAAAAGGAAGAGTTTGCACGTGCTGCTAGCCTGTATAAACCACTAAGTAGTATGATAGCAGCTAGATTTACTAGTGCCAAATACAGTGATGATACAGAGATGGTTACAGTACCAGAACAAGAAGGG GGAGATAAAAATGATCAGATGAAGGCAGCTCAAATGAAGATGTTTGGAAAGCTTACCAGAGACGTATTTGACTGGCATCCAGACAGATTACTATGTAAGAGATTTAATGTACCTGATCCATATCCAGG ttccACGATTGTTGGACTTCCAACTGTCAAAAAAGATAAATTTTCAGTCTTCAACTTTTTAAGTTCAGGATGGGAAGGAGCAAGTCAAGCACACACAACGCCACCATCAAGTTCCAAAGAACAGTTAGCTTTACCATCTTCAGCAACCAGTACTTCAGTCAATCTCTTCTCACACATTCCCACTCAGTTGCCACCACCTCAACAGACTGCATCTGGGGTTGATAAGTTACCCAGTTTCATCAGCAGTACAGCAACATCGCAGTCAGAACAAAGAACGAGCGATGAATCTGCTAAGACAACAATCTCTGATGCGTCAGTCAAAACAGGCCAAATTGCCATAAAg AATGATTCTGATTCTGAGGAAAGGCCACCAATGGATCTGTTCAAGGCAATCTTTGATGACACAGGCAGTGAAGCGAGTTCATCCTCAGACTCATCTGAGGATGAAAAGCAAAATACTGATGTGGCAGAAGATATTGAAAGTGCCAGAG AAATTGTGAAGGACCACACAGCAACCGTAGAAAAGGATAGCACTGAATCATTCTTGGGTAATAAAAACGACCTGGGTGAAGACAAACCAGCTGTATCGGAACAGTTGTCATTTATATTTGGAAGTGAAGTACTAATGTCTGAGACTAAAGCGAGGACCAGTGAAAACACAACATTGATAAAATCTCTTCAAACTTCAGAATCATTAGCCAGAGATAGTGTAAATGATAACATTCCTAAAAATGAACAATCCAAAATGTTTGGACCTGCTTTGCCCCCCGGCATGCAAGGGGATGCAAGATGGAGGAATGATGAGTCATCAGAAAGGACAGATAAAAAGACAAAACGCAGAAACAAAGATCATCAGAAAGACTCACTCCACAGAAAACATACTCATAAACTCAAAGACAAGAAAAAGCACAAACACAAGAAGGAAAAAAAG